A genome region from Drosophila simulans strain w501 chromosome 2R, Prin_Dsim_3.1, whole genome shotgun sequence includes the following:
- the LOC6735674 gene encoding vacuolar protein sorting-associated protein 35 isoform X1 yields the protein MYPWSSSSYGGQIPSAANARTMPNGLDDQEKLLAEAIGSARKQAFQMNHFLDKERMLDSLKCASTMLGELRTSVLSPKSYYELYMAVTNELCHLELYLSEKIDKKTDLYELVQYSHTIVPRLYLLITVGIVYIKNDPTLKRSILKDLVEMCRGVQHPLRGLFLRNYLLQCTRNILPDVLVEENEHEGNVYDAIDFVLTNFAEMNKLWVRMQHQGHSSEKTRREKEREELKILVGTNLVRLSQLESATLETYQRLILPGILEQVVSCRDAIAQEYLMECIIQVFPDEFHLKTLDPFLKSCAQLETGVNVKNIIISLIERLAAYNQRSGKTSGNAIDAIIPAEVELFEVFSVQVANIVQTRMDMPLEDTISLQVALLSLAQKVYPDRVDYVDKVLGTTAQILQRMNMNNISHLLSVNQELSRLLRICIDFYNNALTIIQLQNFCPLLEKFDYTSRKSLALYLVMNILDNETLVPTADQADSLLTIITPLIKDDDTSKENGAAAGNTTPDAEEFAEEQGVVARFIHLMRSDEPDMQYKMLQTARKHLGNGGGQRLKHVLPPLVFAAYQLAFKYKAIAEQDENWDKKCQKIVQYCHSTISALAKADLADLALRLYLQGALVIGEIGYTNHETVAYEFMTQAFSLYEDEISDSKAQLAAITLIMSTFEQMSCFGEENAEPLRTNCALAASKLLKKPDQCRGVVACAALFWSGKQNGEEMRDEKRTLDCLKKGARIASQCLDTGVQVQLYVELLNHYLFYFERGNSLITVAMLNQLIAKVNEELPNLEPSEETKQIESHYKNTLAHIRSRMESNDSSLEVSFAGITLN from the exons ATGTATCCCTGGAGCTCCTCCTCGTACGGCGGCCAGATTCCCAGTGCCGCCAACGCCCGG ACCATGCCGAATGGTTTGGATGACCAGGAGAAGCTGCTCGCCGAGGCCATTGGATCAGCGAGGAAGCAGGCCTTTCAGATGAACCACTTTCTGGACAAGGAGCGTATGCTGGACTCGCTCAAGTGCGCCAGCACCATGCTGGGTGAGCTGCGGACCTCCGTCCTCTCCCCAAAAAGTTACTACGAGCTGT ACATGGCCGTCACCAACGAACTGTGCCACCTGGAGCTGTACCTAAGCGAGAAAATCGACAAGAAAACGGATTTGTACGAGCTCGTTCAGTACTCGCACACTATTGTGCCGCGGTTGTACCTCCTCATAACAGTGGGCATTGTGTATATCAAGAATGACCCTACGCTGAAGCGCAGCATTCTGAAGGACCTGGTCGAGATGTGCCGCGGTGTCCAGCATCCGCTGCGTGGCCTCTTCCTGCGCAACTACCTGCTGCAGTGCACCCGCAACATCCTTCCCGATGTGTTGGTTGAGGAGAACGAGCACGAGGGCAATGTCTATGATGCCATCGACTTCGTGCTGACTAACTTTGCCGAGATGAACAAGCTGTGGGTGCGCATGCAGCACCAGGGGCACTCCAGCGAAAAGACGCGACGCGAGAAGGAGCGTGAGGAACTAAAGATCCTGGTAGGCACCAATCTAGTGCGGTTGTCCCAGCTGGAGTCGGCCACTCTGGAGACCTACCAGCGACTCATTCTACCCGGCATCCTGGAGCAGGTGGTCAGCTGTCGGGATGCAATAGCACAGGAGTACCTAATGGAGTGCATCATCCAGGTTTTCCCCGACGAGTTCCACCTAAAGACACTTGACCCCTTCCTAAAGTCCTGCGCTCAGCTGGAGACCGGTGTTAATGTGAAAAACATCATAATATCGCTTATCGAACGACTGGCTGCCTATAACCAGCGAAGTGGCAAG ACAAGTGGCAATGCCATCGATGCCATTATACCCGCCGAGGTGGAATTGTTTGAAGTTTTCAGTGTCCAAGTGGCAAACATTGTGCAGACCCGAATGGACATGCCGTTGGAGGATACCATATCGCTGCAGGTTGCTCTGCTGAGCCTGGCTCAGAAGGTGTATCCCGATCGAGTTGACTATGTAGATAAGGTGCTGGGCACAACCGCTCAAATTCTGCAGCGCATGAACATGAACAA CATCTCCCATCTGTTATCTGTAAACCAGGAGTTATCCCGCCTTCTGCGCATCTGTATTGACTTCTACAACAACGCCTTGACCATAATTCAACTTCAAAACTTTTGCCCGCTGCTCGAAAAGTTTGACTACACATCCCGTAAATCGCTGGCCCTGTACCTAGTTATGAACATCTTGGACAACGAAACCCTAGTTCCAACAGCTGATCAGGCGGATAGTCTGCTGACCATCATTACGCCGTTGATTAAGGATGATGATACGAGCAAGGAAAACGGCGCGGCAGCAGGAAACACGACTCCGGATGCCGAGGAGTTTGCCGAAGAGCAGGGGGTTGTGGCACG atttattCACCTCATGCGCTCCGATGAACCGGACATGCAGTATAAAATGCTGCAGACCGCACGAAAGCATCTAGGAAATGGGGGCGGGCAAAGGCTAAAGCATGTCCTACCTCCGCTTGTCTTCGCCGCCTACCAGCTGGCCTTCAAGTACAAGGCGATCGCCGAGCAGGATGAGAACTGGGACAAGAAGTGTCAGAAAATTGTGCAATACTGCCACAGTACCATCAGTGCGCTGGCCAAAGCCGATCTCGCAGACCTAGCTCTGCGTCTATACCTGCAAGGTGCTCTGGTCATTGGGGAGATCGGTTATACGAATCACGAAACGGTGGCATACGAATTCATGACCCAGGCCTTCTCCCTCTACGAGGATGAGATTTCCGACTCAAAGGCCCAGCTTGCAGCCATAACGCTCATCATGTCCACTTTCGAACAAATGTCCTGCTTCGGCGAGGAGAACGCTGAGCCGCTTAGGACGAATTGTGCGCTGGCTGCTTCAAAATTGCTGAAAAAACCGGATCAATGTCGCGGAGTTGTGGCCTGTGCGGCGCTTTTCTGGAGTGGAAA GCAAAACGGCGAGGAGATGCGTGACGAGAAGCGAACTTTGGACTGCTTAAAGAAGGGTGCTCGCATCGCCTCGCAGTGCTTGGATACCGGAGTGCAAGTTCAATTGTATGTTGAGCTGCTGAATCACTATCTGTTTTACTTCGAACGCGGCAACTCGCTTATCACTGTGGCTATGCTCAACCAG CTAATTGCCAAGGTGAATGAGGAGCTGCCCAACCTGGAGCCCAGCGAGGAGACCAAACAGATCGAGAGTCATTACAAGAACACGCTGGCCCATATCCGCAGTCGCATGGAATCAAATGACTCGTCGCTGGAGGTCTCCTTTGCGGGCATAACTCTCAATTAG
- the LOC6735673 gene encoding mediator of RNA polymerase II transcription subunit 16: protein MTILYKVEGKEFSKDSVFPHKNVLCSVSARNIVAFSALQSAIFPASHGGDAGDGSLPGAGLGVGASNSHVYVCDIVTPWEYYKVCSSKSLISVLQWSPNGEQLLLGYVGGRVEIWQPRNQSINLWVLHYYATVPSEDIIEAQFFHNGKGVIFNALKKDHTYYAEKFERVEQQRPTLSGFGGVASEGCVLLTSSGLLAAFSLPAIQKTSAAGGTADGPAHEVVELTPALHSIGISRSFIEHCSMTPSPSGALSIAFSCGWQQQLVQCFKVSLSLEGELGLEQHLAIKSESQTSIFLGPLDGRRISHLKWTRIANEDVIFIAYACPDGAGSQLEQWTLTRRHQSVHALLQGGGGANNKPNEFVQSESWEQVGKVQLNASLADISVTRLSVSTPDFCQVYAILQDNSVQVLEPNSMKQLNHTQFDKLSGTSGGIKFVSGDLTPSSQMLLIFDSHAQLYAMQAPLLKQGGSGLLLLEYCIVTGCDASDVLLLNLGNLEALVEKLTDNFTRQPSFVRHFYYANFLALKSNICRVQQQEFDNLIILHAISTTFKSLLRPSDLGFQDKGPADNLAIKLAESIPDVDTVMLNLDAKDFTVEPVMLQSLQQLIQWVTDLALNMLHRLPEEVMKTKLSGKRPSYDISRDIVAISSLRELLVMIRIWGLLNTQCLPVYTKTMDNIDVLVILFRLLTRLAQNPAEPDEMLLDECSLLSKQLLIPQPTKFNPTTLLSAQGFAAVKSGQLQFTSLEEPTCLQDMETEEVVFASSVKDGVSNLQLGARPSHIRRCARCGFVFVNNASKVAKTSALKAWFSKWLHCHCGGFWKQVH from the coding sequence ATGACGATTTTGTACAAAGTGGAGGGCAAGGAGTTCAGCAAGGACAGCGTATTTCCGCACAAGAACGTCCTCTGCTCAGTCTCCGCACGGAACATCGTTGCGTTTAGCGCCCTGCAGAGCGCCATATTTCCGGCATCCCACGGAGGAGATGCCGGCGATGGATCTTTGCCGGGAGCGGGTTTGGGCGTAGGCGCGAGCAACAGCCATGTGTACGTGTGCGACATCGTGACGCCGTGGGAATACTACAAAGTGTGCTCCTCCAAGTCGCTGATCAGTGTGCTCCAGTGGAGTCCCAACGGGGAGCAACTGTTGCTTGGATACGTCGGCGGTCGCGTCGAGATCTGGCAGCCGAGGAACCAGTCCATTAACCTGTGGGTGCTGCATTACTACGCCACCGTGCCCAGCGAGGACATAATCGAGGCACAGTTCTTTCACAACGGCAAAGGCGTGATCTTCAATGCGCTGAAAAAGGATCACACTTACTATGCGGAGAAGTTCGAGCGGGTGGAGCAGCAGAGGCCCACTCTCAGCGGATTTGGCGGAGTGGCCAGCGAGGGATGCGTGCTACTTACTTCCTCAGGCCTGCTGGCCGCCTTCAGTCTCCCCGCAATCCAAAAGACATCCGCCGCAGGAGGAACAGCTGATGGCCCTGCCCACGAGGTCGTCGAGCTGACACCTGCGCTCCACAGCATCGGCATATCGCGCAGCTTCATCGAACACTGCAGCATGACGCCAAGTCCATCGGGAGCCCTTAGTATCGCTTTCAGCTGTGGCTGGCAGCAACAGTTGGTGCAATGCTTTAAGGTCTCGCTTTCGTTGGAGGGCGAACTGGGTCTGGAGCAGCACTTGGCCATCAAATCCGAGTCCCAGACCAGCATATTTCTGGGTCCTCTTGACGGAAGGCGGATCAGTCACCTAAAATGGACGCGAATAGCCAACGAGGACGTGATTTTTATAGCCTACGCTTGTCCAGATGGTGCTGGCAGCCAACTGGAGCAATGGACATTGACACGCCGTCACCAAAGTGTCCACGCCCTGCTTCAGGGTGGCGGAGGTGCCAACAACAAGCCAAATGAGTTCGTGCAATCGGAAAGCTGGGAACAGGTTGGCAAGGTGCAACTAAATGCATCCTTGGCGGATATCAGCGTCACACGACTATCAGTATCAACGCCGGACTTTTGCCAAGTGTACGCCATTCTGCAGGACAACAGCGTCCAGGTGCTGGAGCCCAACTCGATGAAGCAGCTTAATCACACCCAGTTTGATAAGTTATCCGGCACCAGTGGAGGAATAAAGTTCGTTAGCGGCGACTTGACACCTAGCAGCCAAATGCTCCTAATCTTTGATAGCCATGCACAACTTTACGCCATGCAGGCACCTCTGCTGAAGCAAGGAGGATCtggtttgctgctgctggaataTTGCATCGTTACAGGTTGCGATGCCAGCGATGTGCTACTCCTTAATCTAGGCAACCTCGAGGCTCTAGTGGAGAAGCTAACCGACAACTTTACGCGGCAACCTTCCTTCGTGCGGCACTTTTACTATGCTAATTTTCTGGCCCTCAAGTCCAACATATGCCGcgtgcagcagcaggagttTGACAATCTTATTATCCTACACGCAATATCCACCACATTTAAGAGCCTCCTGCGGCCCTCTGATCTGGGTTTCCAGGATAAAGGACCTGCCGATAACTTGGCCATCAAGCTGGCCGAATCCATTCCGGATGTGGACACCGTGATGCTGAACCTGGACGCCAAGGACTTTACAGTGGAGCCGGTTATGCTGCAAAGTCTACAGCAACTGATTCAGTGGGTCACTGACCTGGCGCTCAACATGCTGCATCGTCTGCCCGAGGAGGTAATGAAGACCAAGCTCTCCGGAAAGCGGCCAAGCTACGACATCAGCCGAGACATCGTGGCCATCAGCAGTCTCCGCGAACTGCTGGTTATGATCCGCATTTGGGGCCTGCTAAACACCCAGTGCCTGCCCGTCTACACCAAGACGATGGACAACATCGATGTGCTAGTGATCCTGTTTCGTTTGCTTACTCGCCTGGCCCAGAATCCTGCGGAGCCGGACGAAATGCTGCTGGACGAGTGCAGCCTGCtgtccaagcagctcctgattCCCCAGCCCACCAAGTTCAATCCCACGACTTTGCTGAGTGCCCAAGGATTCGCTGCCGTAAAGTCGGGACAGCTGCAGTTCACCTCCCTGGAGGAGCCAACTTGCTTGCAGGACATGGAGACGGAGGAGGTGGTCTTCGCCAGCTCCGTGAAGGATGGCGTGAGCAATCTCCAACTGGGCGCCCGACCCAGCCACATCCGGAGATGCGCCCGCTGCGGATTCGTGTTCGTAAATAACGCCAGTAAGGTGGCCAAGACGTCGGCCCTCAAGGCGTGGTTTAGTAAGTGGCTGCACTGCCACTGTGGGGGCTTCTGGAAGCAGGTTCACTAG
- the LOC6735675 gene encoding tubulointerstitial nephritis antigen-like: MSIKCVHLVALLVLLMGGANALFDPTLKRDFPGPYCARENTCCKDRHDGCSVPISNTLCYCDEFCDRDDSSDCCPDYRSFCIGEADPIISCEHNGVYFSKYNTTWDNCNECRCLEGGSVQCDQDLCLTDDAIVHSVNSINRLGWSARKYDQWWGRKYSEGLKLRLGTKEPTYRVKAMTRLRNPTDGLPSSFNALDKWSSYISEVPDQGWCGASWVLSTTSVASDRFAIQSKGKEAVQLSAQNILSCTRRQQGCEGGHLDAAWRYLHKKGVVDENCYPYTQHRDTCKIRHNSRSLRANGCQTPVNVDRDTLYTVGPAYSLNREADIMAEIFHSGPVQATMRVNRDFFAYSGGVYRETAANRKAPTGFHSVKLVGWGEEHNGEKYWIAANSWGSWWGEHGYFRILRGSNECGIEEYVLASWPYVYNYYNVKSA, translated from the exons ATGTCCATCAAGTGCGTCCACCTGGTGGCCCTTCTGGTCCTGCTAATGGGCGGGGCAAACGCCCTTTTCGATCCCACACTGAAGAGGGACTTCCCAGGTCCTTACTGCGCCCGGGAGAACACCTGCTGCAAAGATCGGCACGACGGCTGCTCGGTGCCCATCTCCA ACACTCTCTGCTACTGCGATGAGTTCTGCGATCGGGACGACTCCAGCGACTGCTGTCCCGACTACCGCTCCTTCTGCATTGGCGAAGCCGACCCAATCATCTCCTGCGAGCACAACGGCGTCTACTTCAGCAAGTACAATACCACGTGGGACAACTGCAATGAGTGCCGCTGTTTGGAGGGCGGCAGCGTGCAGTGCGACCAGGATCTGTGCCTCACCGACGACGCGATCGTGCACAGCGTGAACTCCATTAACAGACTCGGTTGGTCCGCCCGCAAGTATGACCAGTGGTGGGGTCGCAAGTACTCCGAGGGACTGAAGCTGCGTCTGGGCACCAAGGAGCCCACGTACCGCGTGAAGGCCATGACGCGTCTAAGGAATCCCACCGATGGCCTGCCCAGCTCCTTCAATGCACTGGACAAGTGGTCCAGCTACATCTCCGAGGTGCCCGACCAGGGCTGGTGCGGTGCCTCATGGGTGCTGTCCACCACCTCGGTGGCCAGCGATCGCTTCGCCATCCAGAGCAAGGGCAAGGAGGCCGTCCAGCTGTCTGCCCAGAACATCCTCTCCTGCACACGCCGCCAGCAGGGCTGCGAGGGTGGCCACTTGGACGCCGCCTGGCGCTACTTGCACAAGAAGGGCGTGGTCGACGAGAACTGCTATCCGTACACCCAGCACCGCGACACCTGCAAGATCCGCCACAACAGTCGCTCTCTGAGGGCCAATGGCTGCCAAACGCCGGTCAATGTGGACAGGGACACCCTCTACACGGTGGGTCCGGCCTACAGCTTGAACCGGGAAGCCGACATTATGGCCGAGATCTTCCACTCCGGTCCCGTACAGGCCACCATGCGGGTTAACAGGGACTTCTTCGCCTACTCAGGCGGTGTTTACCGCGAGACAGCAGCCAACCGAAAGGCGCCCACTGGGTTCCACTCGGTGAAGTTGGTGGGCTGGGGAGAGGAGCACAATGGTGAAAAGTATTGG ATCGCAGCGAACTCGTGGGGATCTTGGTGGGGCGAGCATGGCTACTTCCGCATCCTGCGAGGCTCCAACGAGTGCGGCATCGAGGAGTACGTGCTGGCCTCGTGGCCCTACGTCTACAACTACTACAATGTGAAGTCGGCTTAA
- the LOC6735674 gene encoding vacuolar protein sorting-associated protein 35 isoform X2 — MTMPNGLDDQEKLLAEAIGSARKQAFQMNHFLDKERMLDSLKCASTMLGELRTSVLSPKSYYELYMAVTNELCHLELYLSEKIDKKTDLYELVQYSHTIVPRLYLLITVGIVYIKNDPTLKRSILKDLVEMCRGVQHPLRGLFLRNYLLQCTRNILPDVLVEENEHEGNVYDAIDFVLTNFAEMNKLWVRMQHQGHSSEKTRREKEREELKILVGTNLVRLSQLESATLETYQRLILPGILEQVVSCRDAIAQEYLMECIIQVFPDEFHLKTLDPFLKSCAQLETGVNVKNIIISLIERLAAYNQRSGKTSGNAIDAIIPAEVELFEVFSVQVANIVQTRMDMPLEDTISLQVALLSLAQKVYPDRVDYVDKVLGTTAQILQRMNMNNISHLLSVNQELSRLLRICIDFYNNALTIIQLQNFCPLLEKFDYTSRKSLALYLVMNILDNETLVPTADQADSLLTIITPLIKDDDTSKENGAAAGNTTPDAEEFAEEQGVVARFIHLMRSDEPDMQYKMLQTARKHLGNGGGQRLKHVLPPLVFAAYQLAFKYKAIAEQDENWDKKCQKIVQYCHSTISALAKADLADLALRLYLQGALVIGEIGYTNHETVAYEFMTQAFSLYEDEISDSKAQLAAITLIMSTFEQMSCFGEENAEPLRTNCALAASKLLKKPDQCRGVVACAALFWSGKQNGEEMRDEKRTLDCLKKGARIASQCLDTGVQVQLYVELLNHYLFYFERGNSLITVAMLNQLIAKVNEELPNLEPSEETKQIESHYKNTLAHIRSRMESNDSSLEVSFAGITLN; from the exons ATG ACCATGCCGAATGGTTTGGATGACCAGGAGAAGCTGCTCGCCGAGGCCATTGGATCAGCGAGGAAGCAGGCCTTTCAGATGAACCACTTTCTGGACAAGGAGCGTATGCTGGACTCGCTCAAGTGCGCCAGCACCATGCTGGGTGAGCTGCGGACCTCCGTCCTCTCCCCAAAAAGTTACTACGAGCTGT ACATGGCCGTCACCAACGAACTGTGCCACCTGGAGCTGTACCTAAGCGAGAAAATCGACAAGAAAACGGATTTGTACGAGCTCGTTCAGTACTCGCACACTATTGTGCCGCGGTTGTACCTCCTCATAACAGTGGGCATTGTGTATATCAAGAATGACCCTACGCTGAAGCGCAGCATTCTGAAGGACCTGGTCGAGATGTGCCGCGGTGTCCAGCATCCGCTGCGTGGCCTCTTCCTGCGCAACTACCTGCTGCAGTGCACCCGCAACATCCTTCCCGATGTGTTGGTTGAGGAGAACGAGCACGAGGGCAATGTCTATGATGCCATCGACTTCGTGCTGACTAACTTTGCCGAGATGAACAAGCTGTGGGTGCGCATGCAGCACCAGGGGCACTCCAGCGAAAAGACGCGACGCGAGAAGGAGCGTGAGGAACTAAAGATCCTGGTAGGCACCAATCTAGTGCGGTTGTCCCAGCTGGAGTCGGCCACTCTGGAGACCTACCAGCGACTCATTCTACCCGGCATCCTGGAGCAGGTGGTCAGCTGTCGGGATGCAATAGCACAGGAGTACCTAATGGAGTGCATCATCCAGGTTTTCCCCGACGAGTTCCACCTAAAGACACTTGACCCCTTCCTAAAGTCCTGCGCTCAGCTGGAGACCGGTGTTAATGTGAAAAACATCATAATATCGCTTATCGAACGACTGGCTGCCTATAACCAGCGAAGTGGCAAG ACAAGTGGCAATGCCATCGATGCCATTATACCCGCCGAGGTGGAATTGTTTGAAGTTTTCAGTGTCCAAGTGGCAAACATTGTGCAGACCCGAATGGACATGCCGTTGGAGGATACCATATCGCTGCAGGTTGCTCTGCTGAGCCTGGCTCAGAAGGTGTATCCCGATCGAGTTGACTATGTAGATAAGGTGCTGGGCACAACCGCTCAAATTCTGCAGCGCATGAACATGAACAA CATCTCCCATCTGTTATCTGTAAACCAGGAGTTATCCCGCCTTCTGCGCATCTGTATTGACTTCTACAACAACGCCTTGACCATAATTCAACTTCAAAACTTTTGCCCGCTGCTCGAAAAGTTTGACTACACATCCCGTAAATCGCTGGCCCTGTACCTAGTTATGAACATCTTGGACAACGAAACCCTAGTTCCAACAGCTGATCAGGCGGATAGTCTGCTGACCATCATTACGCCGTTGATTAAGGATGATGATACGAGCAAGGAAAACGGCGCGGCAGCAGGAAACACGACTCCGGATGCCGAGGAGTTTGCCGAAGAGCAGGGGGTTGTGGCACG atttattCACCTCATGCGCTCCGATGAACCGGACATGCAGTATAAAATGCTGCAGACCGCACGAAAGCATCTAGGAAATGGGGGCGGGCAAAGGCTAAAGCATGTCCTACCTCCGCTTGTCTTCGCCGCCTACCAGCTGGCCTTCAAGTACAAGGCGATCGCCGAGCAGGATGAGAACTGGGACAAGAAGTGTCAGAAAATTGTGCAATACTGCCACAGTACCATCAGTGCGCTGGCCAAAGCCGATCTCGCAGACCTAGCTCTGCGTCTATACCTGCAAGGTGCTCTGGTCATTGGGGAGATCGGTTATACGAATCACGAAACGGTGGCATACGAATTCATGACCCAGGCCTTCTCCCTCTACGAGGATGAGATTTCCGACTCAAAGGCCCAGCTTGCAGCCATAACGCTCATCATGTCCACTTTCGAACAAATGTCCTGCTTCGGCGAGGAGAACGCTGAGCCGCTTAGGACGAATTGTGCGCTGGCTGCTTCAAAATTGCTGAAAAAACCGGATCAATGTCGCGGAGTTGTGGCCTGTGCGGCGCTTTTCTGGAGTGGAAA GCAAAACGGCGAGGAGATGCGTGACGAGAAGCGAACTTTGGACTGCTTAAAGAAGGGTGCTCGCATCGCCTCGCAGTGCTTGGATACCGGAGTGCAAGTTCAATTGTATGTTGAGCTGCTGAATCACTATCTGTTTTACTTCGAACGCGGCAACTCGCTTATCACTGTGGCTATGCTCAACCAG CTAATTGCCAAGGTGAATGAGGAGCTGCCCAACCTGGAGCCCAGCGAGGAGACCAAACAGATCGAGAGTCATTACAAGAACACGCTGGCCCATATCCGCAGTCGCATGGAATCAAATGACTCGTCGCTGGAGGTCTCCTTTGCGGGCATAACTCTCAATTAG
- the LOC6739486 gene encoding uncharacterized protein LOC6739486 — MSISAVDRKEQASVSSGLGRRYGQLLRGAKYTDCVFHVCEEQVKCHKLILSSASPVFEAMFFGPMQNNEPEPEIEIHDISSAIFKVLVEYIYTGVVDYNDLELVACIELYYAAEKYLLEELIADTLMAITRKLRFANILPALELSVCMGLDGLLEVCMTFFMRCCVNNGQYMSHLKEHYVHVSKECVKAIIAACKEPHKLLIWYVYEWTRQECEQLGLGPSDADLVVHDLGGKTSDWPVASGASDLESPALAPVVLVERCYYKACRPFTVDAESPLFRLRLKCSRFISLMGLVLNSRMTPNLLGHVQQLEYRESLRLDLCEVPAESDGPATAPVWSHVVQGQNTKYNCNLHLGWLREEACVLNPELTYELQIRWDSSAYGAEYPCSLQSCQADGIRFTDEDSFSGSLVKGLRYANLV, encoded by the coding sequence ATGAGCATCTCGGCGGTGGATCGCAAAGAGCAGGCCAGTGTGAGCAGCGGCCTGGGTAGGCGATACGGGCAGCTGCTCCGTGGAGCCAAGTACACAGATTGCGTGTTCCACGTGTGCGAGGAGCAGGTGAAGTGCCACAAGCTCATCCTGAGCTCCGCCAGTCCCGTTTTCGAGGCAATGTTCTTTGGTCCCATGCAAAACAACGAGCCCGAGCCGGAAATCGAAATCCACGACATAAGCTCTGCTATCTTCAAGGTGCTGGTGGAGTACATCTACACGGGCGTCGTTGACTACAATGACCTGGAGCTGGTGGCCTGCATAGAGCTGTACTATGCAGCTGAAAAGTAtctgctggaggagctgatTGCCGACACGCTAATGGCCATCACCCGCAAGCTACGCTTCGCCAATATCTTGCCCGCTCTGGAGCTAAGTGTTTGCATGGGCCTCGACGGGCTGCTGGAGGTCTGCATGACCTTCTTCATGCGATGCTGTGTTAATAATGGACAGTATATGAGCCACCTTAAGGAGCACTATGTGCACGTGTCCAAGGAGTGTGTGAAGGCCATCATAGCGGCGTGCAAGGAGCCGCACAAGCTGCTCATCTGGTATGTTTATGAGTGGACACGCCAGGAGTGCGAGCAGTTGGGCCTGGGTCCCAGCGATGCCGACTTAGTAGTCCACGACTTGGGTGGCAAAACAAGCGATTGGCCAGTGGCTTCGGGTGCTAGTGATTTGGAATCACCGGCCCTAGCTCCGGTGGTTTTGGTGGAGCGCTGCTATTACAAGGCCTGCAGGCCCTTTACAGTGGATGCAGAATCTCCGCTGTTTCGCTTGCGTCTAAAGTGCTCTAGATTTATCTCCTTGATGGGCTTGGTCCTGAACAGCAGGATGACTCCCAACCTATTGGGTCACGTCCAGCAGCTGGAGTACCGCGAATCGCTGCGCCTGGACCTATGCGAGGTGCCCGCTGAAAGCGATGGTCCGGCCACGGCGCCCGTGTGGAGTCACGTTGTCCAGGGCCAGAATACAAAGTACAACTGCAACCTGCATCTTGGCTGGCTACGCGAAGAGGCCTGTGTGCTCAATCCGGAGCTGACCTATGAGCTTCAGATACGCTGGGACAGCAGTGCTTACGGCGCCGAGTATCCGTGCAGCCTGCAGTCCTGCCAGGCGGACGGAATCCGCTTCACCGACGAGGACAGCTTCAGCGGAAGTCTCGTCAAGGGACTGCGCTATGCCAACCTGGTGTAG